Proteins co-encoded in one Ralstonia sp. RRA genomic window:
- a CDS encoding YdcF family protein translates to MSLAVLCVLVIVAMVCAARARRRAARTLTALCVVLVVAIGCGPVPAWLLDSLEKPFENAPQISWGARNAIVLLGAGTFRIGKTVEPGVFSYARIVEAVQLYQSCKRASGGTAGDCKILVSGGDARHHGEAEATVYRREIVALGVNSDDVLMEPKSMNTWQNAQFSRAALADYAPDRTLLVSSAIHLRRSLLYFAHFGMMPIPVRADDLQATASPLPMAYNFALTDYALHEWIGIARYHVYNALGWNPERVHPGQA, encoded by the coding sequence GTGAGCCTGGCCGTGCTGTGTGTGCTGGTGATCGTGGCGATGGTGTGCGCGGCGCGTGCACGGCGCCGGGCTGCGCGCACGCTGACGGCGCTCTGCGTGGTGCTGGTGGTGGCCATCGGCTGCGGACCGGTGCCGGCGTGGCTACTCGACTCCCTGGAAAAACCCTTCGAGAACGCGCCGCAGATCAGTTGGGGCGCGCGCAACGCCATCGTGCTGCTGGGTGCGGGCACCTTCCGCATTGGCAAGACGGTGGAGCCGGGCGTCTTCTCGTACGCACGCATTGTCGAGGCCGTGCAGTTGTACCAGTCCTGCAAGAGGGCCAGCGGCGGAACCGCCGGTGACTGCAAGATCCTCGTGAGCGGTGGCGACGCACGCCACCATGGCGAAGCCGAAGCGACGGTCTATCGGCGCGAGATCGTCGCACTCGGTGTCAACAGCGACGACGTGCTCATGGAACCCAAGAGCATGAACACGTGGCAGAACGCCCAGTTCTCGCGCGCAGCGCTGGCCGACTACGCGCCAGATCGCACGCTGCTGGTGTCTTCCGCCATCCACCTGCGACGCAGCCTGCTGTATTTCGCGCACTTCGGCATGATGCCGATTCCCGTGCGCGCCGATGATCTGCAGGCCACCGCATCGCCGCTGCCGATGGCATACAACTTTGCGCTGACGGACTACGCGCTGCACGAGTGGATCGGCATTGCGCGCTATCACGTGTACAACGCGCTCGGCTGGAATCCGGAACGCGTCCATCCGGGCCAAGCCTGA